CATAACATTGCTTCTGGAATCAGCCAACCAAACCCTTCTAAATGAATACAGTAGTTTTAAAATTGAAAATACAGAAACTCATTTGGCTGATCGCGGAAAATCAAAGCTGTGATCAAGAGAACGGCAGTAAATCCAGCATAAATAAAATTCGGTCGCCATCTATACCAAGCTTTTTTTTGACTGCTTAGATGATTATAAATGTCAAGAGTAACTACTTCATGACTCATAATCTGGTAAAGATTTGGTAAAAATAGAGTTATGCCAAGTAATGACAATAATAAGACTACCGATTCATTGCCACCGTAGTTATTCAAAGTGCCAAATTGAACTCCTAAACGACTCAGAAAATTAAGTTGCTCAATATACAATTCAGGTAAAATAAAGCCATTACCACCAAACATTCCGATAATAATATTGTAAGAACCGCCTAAAGTATTTGCTCTGAAAACCACCCAAGAAACAATTATTGCCAATAAAGTTAGCAAACGAGCCAAGCAATAAAAATAGATAGAATCAAGGACAAAATTACGCTTTTCTATAAAATTAATCGGATATTTTTCTTTGGGATCTTTAATTTAGTAGCATAGGCTTCTTGAACTTCACTACTAATTGCAATAAAACGATCACCTAAAAATGTTGGATAGTATTGGTTAATGAAAGTAGCAATTCTAACTCCAAAGCGTTTTCTTGAAGGTTCAATAGCAGCGGTTGAGACATAGGGTACGTTATAACAGAGTTTCATCATCTGTGCATAGAGAGTTAAAGAAAGGGAATTAATGTTAATAACATCAGGCTTAAATTCACGAACAACTGTATTGAGTTTTAGTAAAGCCTGAAAAGTACGAAATAGTTTTGCTTTGCCACTGATTCGCCAATCAGGAAAAGGAACAAAAAAATGCTGAATATTTTGAGACTCAAGCCAGCGGGGTCCACGAGTAAATCTTCCTACATCATCTTGATCTTCCATAGAAGAAACAATGGCAACCTGCCAACCGTGGTCTTGTAATTTTTTTGTTAAAGTGACGAGGACTTGAAGAATCCCTTCATTACCCCATAGAAAGCCTACAACCAGAAGTACACGAGGTACTTTAGAAGAAGTCTTTTCAGAAATAACCTTTCGATTGATAAATGTCTTCATAACAAATAAAATTTAAAGTTCGTAGAGTAATTGTTGTATTGATACTTTTATCTTTAATCTTCATACAAATATAAATTTTTATAATACTTATTTCCTGCCAAGATAATAGCAGAAAAACTCCAAAAAATTAATCCACTAAAACCGACTAAAGAATTAGCGGCAAAAAGCAAAAATAAAAATGCAAAACTAAGAGAACGACAGCACGCTAAAAATTCATCAAACGCAATTTCTTTATAGGCTTGAAACATTTTTCCAACTAATAAAATAATTCCTCCAAAATAAGGGATTGCTCCAAACCAACCTAAGGTATTAAAAATTGCGATAACACCACTATCAATAGTGATTGGAATGGGTTGACCCCTTTCATCCAGAGTAAATGCGACGCCAATACCCGTACCTTGATAGTTAAAAAGAGCTTCATTTAAGTGACCTTCATACAATGTTTGTCTGTCTTGGGCGCTTGCGTCTTCTTCCAGATTAGAAAATGTTTCCATACGATCGCTGATTCGTTCTGAAAACGGTTCTAGAGTTGCCAATGGGATAACTATTAAAGCTAAAACTGTAATGGTCATTATTAATCTTAATTGCAACCTTAACTTTAACGAACTAGCAAAAACAATTAGGGCCAATAACCATGCTCCCCAAGCTGCCCGAACAATTGCTAACAAGAAA
This window of the Euhalothece natronophila Z-M001 genome carries:
- a CDS encoding MBOAT family O-acyltransferase, whose amino-acid sequence is MARLLTLLAIIVSWVVFRANTLGGSYNIIIGMFGGNGFILPELYIEQLNFLSRLGVQFGTLNNYGGNESVVLLLSLLGITLFLPNLYQIMSHEVVTLDIYNHLSSQKKAWYRWRPNFIYAGFTAVLLITALIFRDQPNEFLYFQF
- a CDS encoding glycosyltransferase family 4 protein; this translates as MKTFINRKVISEKTSSKVPRVLLVVGFLWGNEGILQVLVTLTKKLQDHGWQVAIVSSMEDQDDVGRFTRGPRWLESQNIQHFFVPFPDWRISGKAKLFRTFQALLKLNTVVREFKPDVININSLSLTLYAQMMKLCYNVPYVSTAAIEPSRKRFGVRIATFINQYYPTFLGDRFIAISSEVQEAYATKLKIPKKNIRLIL